Proteins co-encoded in one Selenihalanaerobacter shriftii genomic window:
- a CDS encoding D-glycero-alpha-D-manno-heptose-1,7-bisphosphate 7-phosphatase — MTKSVFLDRDGVINKYDKPVNKPEDLELFPWTSQAINQLNQAGYKVFIVTNQGGIESGYFTTTDLEKIHQNLVTTLKEDDAIIDDIEYCPHFKSNCKCRKPKPGMIFKLADKYNIDLKASFMVGDRNSDIIAGNKAKCQTIKLGEEYPAANYSVKNLAEAVSIIKSH; from the coding sequence TTGACTAAATCCGTCTTTTTAGACCGCGATGGTGTTATTAATAAATATGATAAACCAGTTAATAAACCTGAAGACTTAGAGCTATTTCCTTGGACTAGTCAAGCCATAAACCAGCTTAATCAAGCAGGTTACAAAGTCTTTATTGTTACTAATCAAGGTGGTATAGAATCTGGTTACTTCACTACAACAGATTTAGAAAAAATCCACCAAAATTTAGTAACAACCTTAAAAGAAGATGATGCTATTATTGATGATATTGAATATTGTCCACATTTTAAATCAAATTGTAAATGTCGCAAACCAAAACCAGGCATGATATTTAAATTAGCTGATAAATATAATATCGATTTAAAAGCCTCCTTTATGGTAGGAGACCGAAACTCTGATATTATAGCTGGTAATAAAGCTAAATGTCAAACTATTAAGTTAGGAGAAGAATATCCTGCAGCAAATTATTCTGTTAAGAATTTAGCAGAAGCAGTCTCTATTATTAAATCTCATTAA